Proteins found in one Homalodisca vitripennis isolate AUS2020 chromosome 4, UT_GWSS_2.1, whole genome shotgun sequence genomic segment:
- the LOC124359013 gene encoding uncharacterized protein LOC124359013: protein MFISMNGEKKNMGFRIFLLTALSSTFLHLGHASKCDQEIIEKIIEYWNGYPPGHIIETAIANVKEVVVGTTHGYYPDCPTCVYSFFMPDRVLIAHVYGDGETAVDVVPQIEEHGATYDPTTCTLRYHVYTKCNVTGFYTCTTYGEEGDARGAIKVRADGYDPTYVEEAKEVLKCIGVEITDEYPDHCC, encoded by the exons ATGTTCATTTCAATG AACGGGGAAAAGAAGAACATGGGGTTCCGTATTTTCTTATTGACTGCTCTCTCAAGCACTTTCCTTCATTTGGGACATGCCTCCAAGTGTGACCAGGagataatagaaaaaataattgaatactgGAACGGCTATCCTCCTGGGCATATCATAGAAACG GCTATAGCAAATGTGAAAGAAGTAGTTGTCGGAACTACACACGGGTACTACCCTGACTGCCCGACTTGTGTCTACTCATTCTTCATGCCGGACAGAGTCTTGATCGCTCACGTATACGGAGATGG agagACAGCAGTTGATGTTGTTCCTCAAATTGAGGAACATGGGGCCACATATGATCCAA CCACATGTACGCTGAGATACCATGTATACACGAAGTGTAATGTTACAGGATTTTACACATGTACCACCTATG GTGAAGAAGGCGACGCCAGAGGAGCGATCAAAGTGAGAGCCGATGGTTACGACCCTACCTATGTCGAGGAAGCTAAAGAGGTGCTAAAGTGTATTGGGGTGGAGATAACCGATGAGTACCCGGACCATTGTTGCTAA